Within Bacillus sp. FJAT-45350, the genomic segment TAATATTTTTTAATTTTAACTAATAAAAGAGGTTATCTTAGATAGAAGACTTCTAAGACAACCCCATTCTTGCTCTGTTTATTGTTAATATAGTTTTGTTTCAAGTGAATTTAATTGATTTTGCATATCAGCTAGTTGTTCTTTTTCAGCTGTAGTAGAATTTGCAAAGGCAGAAGATAAATTATTCTTTGCCTTTTCCATTTCTGCTCGAGCAAGTTCAATTTCTTCTGAGGACTGAGCGTTAGAAGCCATTTGTTCAACAATTTCAATAGCATTTCTAGCTTCTTGGAATAGTTTATTACCCATTATTTATCACCTGCAGTATCATTATTTGTATTGGTTTCGCTTTCTTCAAGATCAACCATTGTTGGAATTACTTCATAACGCTCTTCTTTAGTCGGTGTCGGTTCGTGACTTTGTCCAAATTGCTCCTTTGAAGTGGAACGTTTACTCATTGATAACAGCTCCTATCAGATAATTTCAATAGTAGTTTCCCCAAGATTAAACCGATTATGTAATGATATATACCACAAGAGTTAAATAGTTTTTTGAGTTGTGTTTTTAATGAGTGAATAGTGATTCCAAAAATTACCTCTATATGTGTATCAAGTATAGGTTCATGGTAATACTTAAGATTAGTCTGTATTAGACATAGAAACTCCTTTTGTTCAAAATATTGTTAGAAAATAGGCAGTAGTTTACCCCTAAGCGTACAAGAGAAAATGTGCTATAGTTAGTATAGTCTTAAAGATTAGTTATAACTGTGATTTACCTTATGATAAGGAGGAAAACTCATGATAGAACAATTATTAACTAGCTTTGGGTTTCGAGCATTGTGGACACCTGAGTTAATTGTTATTTTGGCTATAGTAGGAGCAGTTTATTTTACTCTTATTACAAAATGGCGTCATCTTTTTAAAGATTCAGAACCAGTAAGAGTACGTCAGAAGGTGTATTTTGTTCTTGCTTTAATTGCATTATACATTGGGTGGGGAAGTCCATTATATATAGCAGGACACATTATGATCAGCTTTCATATGACACAAATGGTGTTTGCTTATTTTATAGCTGTGCCATTGTTTATTATTTCCATGCCTAAATGGTTGCTATATGCGATCAAACGTAAAGTGGAGAATTATTTATTAGGTAGGATTGCCGGTAAGTTATTTATGAACCCGATAATCGGTCTACTGATTTTTAATGGTCTTTTTTCTTTTTACCATATACCGTTAGTTTTTGATACGTTGATGCAACAAGTATATCTTCATAGCTTGTATGAAGTTTTCATGTTTATTGGTGCTACAATTATGTGGTGGCATATGATTGCGCCTCTGCCTAGTAGTGCAACGTTATCTGATCTAAAGAGAATTGGCTATATCTTTGCTAATGGTGCATTAATATTACCTGCATGTGCGCTAATTATCTTTGCTGGTAAACCACTTTATAGTGTTTATACAGATCCTAACACGTGGGCAACGGTTATGTCTTATTGTTTACCTGCAGGGGCATCTATCCCATACGGTCTTTTTGATGGTCCTAATCCATTTTCACCACTTAGTGCCACTCATGATCAACAGCTTGCAGGTGTACTAATGAAGATTATGCAAGAAATTACGTATGGTATTACTGTAGGGTATGTATTTAAGCAATGGATTAGTAAAGAAAAACAGTCAGACGGACCATCAATTAGTGATATTCCGACAACAACAATGCCAAGAGCAACTAAATAATAGAGGAGATAGGGCAATGCGCATTAAACTATTCATTACAGTATTTGTTGCCACTTTAACTCTTTCAGGCTGTGGGTGGTTATATCAATCACATGGGGATGAAACACCTAACTCTGATATTTCTGCTTCAGAGCTGCAAGTTCCAGAGTTTGAATTTGTAAATCAATTTGATGAGAGCTTTGGTTCAAAAGACCTTGAGGGGCAAATGTGGATTACTAGTATGATTTTTACTAGGTGTCCAACTGTTTGTAATATGATGACACCAAACATGGGAATTTTACAGGAAGCTCTTAAGGAAGAGGGGTTAGATGTTAAGCTAGTTTCGTTTACCGTTGATCCTGAATTTGATAACCCAGAGCGCTTAAGAACATACGGAGAGAATAACGCTGCGGATTTTGATCGTTGGATTTTCCTAACAGGTTATACACAAGAGGAGTTTATTGATTTCTCTGCGGATGCATTTGCTACTCTAGTCATGGAAATACCTGATAGTGATGATATTGTTCATGGTACAAGCTTCTTTCTAGTTGATGGGAAAGGAAATGTTATTAGAAGGTATGACGGTTTAAAGTCTGACCCAACTCCTATTATTAACGATTTAAAGAAAATTAATTAAAATAATGTGAGGTTTGAATTTTATTATGAGAAAAATAATGATATTATCCTCTATTATGCTAGCTATAATGATTTTTTTAACAGCATGTGGAGAAGAAGAAGCAGTACCTTGTGGAAATAC encodes:
- a CDS encoding SCO family protein, whose product is MRIKLFITVFVATLTLSGCGWLYQSHGDETPNSDISASELQVPEFEFVNQFDESFGSKDLEGQMWITSMIFTRCPTVCNMMTPNMGILQEALKEEGLDVKLVSFTVDPEFDNPERLRTYGENNAADFDRWIFLTGYTQEEFIDFSADAFATLVMEIPDSDDIVHGTSFFLVDGKGNVIRRYDGLKSDPTPIINDLKKIN
- the ctaG gene encoding cytochrome c oxidase assembly factor CtaG; translated protein: MEQLLTSFGFRALWTPELIVILAIVGAVYFTLITKWRHLFKDSEPVRVRQKVYFVLALIALYIGWGSPLYIAGHIMISFHMTQMVFAYFIAVPLFIISMPKWLLYAIKRKVENYLLGRIAGKLFMNPIIGLLIFNGLFSFYHIPLVFDTLMQQVYLHSLYEVFMFIGATIMWWHMIAPLPSSATLSDLKRIGYIFANGALILPACALIIFAGKPLYSVYTDPNTWATVMSYCLPAGASIPYGLFDGPNPFSPLSATHDQQLAGVLMKIMQEITYGITVGYVFKQWISKEKQSDGPSISDIPTTTMPRATK
- a CDS encoding DUF3813 domain-containing protein yields the protein MGNKLFQEARNAIEIVEQMASNAQSSEEIELARAEMEKAKNNLSSAFANSTTAEKEQLADMQNQLNSLETKLY